The segment ATTCTGCAAAAAAATTACTTATTTTTTAATCTGTTAGATTCTTTAATCAGTTGGCAACTTCTAATATGTTAAGCAAACGCATTCGGATTTAATAACAAGTAAATAAGCAGCCCGGTGATTGCAATCGGAGCAAAAAACCGAATGAAAAAACCGAAAGTTTTAGCCTGCTTAAAGTCCGGATTTCCTTCTCTGATCTCGGAATTGGCGTTGGCCGTGCCCCATTTCCAGCCCACAAATACGGCTACGCCAAGCGAACCGATAATGAGCGAATATTGCCCAAAAAGCAGATTCATCAAATCCAGGAATCCATAGTTCCTGCCTTCAATGGTCATCAGGTTTGTCAGCCAATCAACTGCTCCGAGGCTAAGCGCTGCGGGAAGTCCGGCGATAAATGCCCCTATTCCGGAGACCCAAACAGCCTTTTTTCGGGACCATTTTCTCTCATCGATAAAGTACGCGGCCGGTACTTCGACAATTGAAATCAGCGAAGTGACCGCTGCGATTCCCAGCAAGACAAAAAAACCGGTGCCAAAAAGCTGGCCTAAAAATATCTTATTGAAAATATTGGGAAGCACAATGAAGATCAACCCGGCGCCAATCGTCGGCTCTAAATTCATAGCAAAAAGCGCGGGAAAAATCGCGAGACCGGCTAAAAGAGCGATGAGCGTATCCAAAGAAGCAATCCAAGTGGCAGACGAAACAATATTTTCTTTTTTGGCTAAATAACTTCCATAAGTTATCATTGTGCCCATTCCCAAGCTCAAAGAGAAGAAAGCCTGCCCCACCGCTGCCAGAACACCTCTTCCGGTCAGTTCA is part of the candidate division KSB1 bacterium genome and harbors:
- a CDS encoding sodium-dependent transporter, producing the protein ILEGAVSAIGLGNIWRFPAVAGQNGGAAFIAIYLASIVLVCLSVMIAELALGRHTQKNPVGMYNTLAPGSKWKYLGLLGVLTGWGISSFYSVVAGWTLGYIVKTATGVFSTLDSDQITQEFLNFVSNPVATIGFHAAFMAITMLILFGGVRAGIERWSKILMPILLGILVLLVIRSVTLPGAEKGLAFLMQPKWDELTGRGVLAAVGQAFFSLSLGMGTMITYGSYLAKKENIVSSATWIASLDTLIALLAGLAIFPALFAMNLEPTIGAGLIFIVLPNIFNKIFLGQLFGTGFFVLLGIAAVTSLISIVEVPAAYFIDERKWSRKKAVWVSGIGAFIAGLPAALSLGAVDWLTNLMTIEGRNYGFLDLMNLLFGQYSLIIGSLGVAVFVGWKWGTANANSEIREGNPDFKQAKTFGFFIRFFAPIAITGLLIYLLLNPNAFA